Below is a genomic region from uncultured Sunxiuqinia sp..
CCGGCAAAACGCAACCTGAGATAAATGTGATCACGTTTCTTTTATTTTTCCACTTGTTCCACTGAGCAATTTTGTTGTATACCTTGTCAATTGGCTTTTGCCTTACCGAACAGGCCAACATTCCCAGCAGCGTTGCCTCCTCTTCCTTTTCAGTCCGTTCGTACCCCATCTGTTCAAGCACCGCACTCACGCGTTCACTATCTGACAGGTTCATCTGGCATCCCAATGTAATTAAGTGATACTTCATCCTATGACATTCAAATTCAAAAAAAAATCTATTTACGATCCTAAATCAAATATCTAATTCGGACTACAAAAATAGACAGTATTTTTAGAAATACACCTCGCAATGAATATGATCGCGATCAAACCCTTTATTTTTCAGAATTTCAAGGGCATCAAAAATCATATTACTGTTTCCACACAAGTAAAAATGGGTGTTTTTTTCGAAGCTTGTGCGTTTAAGGTATTTGGTTAACCGACCATGAACCTGACCGTCCTTATCCCCCGTTGTACAAAGAATATGACGCTCCGGATCATACTCGTCTTTATCGTAAGCTTCGTGTCCATAACGCACTCCATGAATCAGTAAATAGTCCAATTCAGGATAGGTGCGCACCATACTGCGGAATGGCGCTATACCAGTTCCACTGGCAATAAATACAAATTTGTTGTCCGGAATATGCTTCTCTTCAATTTTAAACTTACCAAAAGGTCCGTTTACTTCCACCAAATCACCTTTTTTCAGATGACTCAATTTAGGTGAAAAATAACCTTCTTTCACTTCTTTTACCAACACCTCTAAATTCTCATCATTTTCGCCACTGTAAATCGAATACTCCCGACTTTGATAATCGCCTTGAATACCTAGTGAAATATGTTGCCCAGCTTTGAACTTAAATCGTCCTCCCGGCAATTTCAACGAAAATGTTTCATCTGTTAACCTTCTTATTTCTTTTACATTGTAGAAGGTTTCATCAATTCTTATTACTTGCATAACTTCTGTCGACATCGTATCTAATTTTGGGCTGCAAAGATAATTAAAATCAATAAAAAGACCTATGAATCCGAATTAATCTTTGTTAACCGATTATAAACCTTATTTAACCGATAAAAAAGCGGTTTGTTTTAGACAATTGGCGTAATCTCGATAGAAAATCTCCATGCTATGAAAACAATGTTTATTTATATGTCAAATCACGGGTGAACCGACCGTGTCGTTCATGAACTTTCCGAAGAGTTATCGGGTATGTTACTCTTAAAAATTTGAAAGAAGATAGAAATCCTTGTTTCGAGGACTACGACCTAGTCATAATTGGTGGTTCCATCCATGCCGGACAAATTCAACGAAGGGTGCGGGAATTTAGAGAAAATAACACAGAGAAGCTTGGACTAAAAGAAATTGGCTTATTTATTTGCTGTATGATGCAAGGCGAACAAGCTCAGGAACAACTAAATAACGCCTTCCCTGAAAAACTCCACCAATATGCCAAATCGAAAGCTATTTTAGGTAGTGAGTACAATTTTGACAAAATACGTTTTTTTTGAAAGGCTAGCTGTGAAAAAGATTGCCAAGGTAGATCAAAGTGTAAGCAACATTAATCACAATGCTATCAAAGAGTTTGCCGATAAAATGGACAAGACATTTTCTACTTTTTTAATGCTGATCTAAAAATTCCGATAAAAATCTTCTGTCAGCTTGCGATAAGCAGGCGAAAAATCATTTTCAACAGACTGTCGAATAAACAGTTCTCCTTCCTCGAACTTTCCGGCATTTGTAGATAGCTCAACCAGCAGGCGATGATTTTTTTTTGTTTCATCAGGAGCAACTTTCACAAATCTGGTGATTGTCAAACTCAGTTCTGATGCTAACTCTTTCAATCGTCTTTCTTTATCAACTGGCACAATCAGACTTATCCGGGCATCTTCCGAAAGTAAGCTTTTCGCTTTTGTCAGTAACTCCTGCAAACTCAATGAATCGGCATGTCGGGCTTGAGCGCGTTTATGATCACCCGATTTTGGCGAATTTTCGAAAAACGGAGGATTCGAAATAATATGATCATATTTCTCTGTGGTTTGAAAACTCCGGAAATCGCCGATGGTTAGCCTTAACCTCTTTCCCCATTTTGAGTTTTGAAAATTAAACTGGGCTTCCTCCGCCGCGTCAGACTCCAACTCCACCGCGTCAATCAGCGCATTCGTTTTTTGAGCAGCCATTAATGCCAGCAACCCAGTTCCAGTCCCTACATCCAAAACCCGGGCAACACGATTAAACCGAACCCAGGAACCAAGCAAAACCCCGTCAATCCCCACTTTCATCGCAGCTTTTTCCTGACGAACCCCAAATTGTTTAAAGTAAAAAAAATTACCTCGCCCCATACTGAAATTGATAATCTTGATTTTTGACAAGCGAAAGTAAAAGAAAGAATAGAATTTCAATTCTGAATATTATCTAATTATTAATAAAAGTGATTTATATTTTCATTTCACGAAGTTATCTGTCGCAGTTAGTTGTAATTTCTAGATTTGCACGCGCTAAAAAATAAAGTGAGTACAAAGACTAAAATTGACATGAAGAAGAGAGATTATTACATTTTAGGATTATTGATTTGCATTGTAATATATGCAGCTTCTCACCGAAAACTCAATCAAAAGGAGAATCGAAGCGAAAAAAAGAGCATCATTGAATCTCATGTAAAAACAGACTTGCGTGCTATAGAAAACGATTCACTCGGCACGTTGATTAGACAAACTCTTAAGGCCGAAGCTTGATATTCATTACCACCTGATTATTTTACATAAAGGTGTGGTGAGCATGATAAAAGTTCGTTCTCACAGAGCTTGATTTTGCATTCATAATCTCAGGGTTGCAGCAATTGATTGGATCAAT
It encodes:
- a CDS encoding methyltransferase; its protein translation is MKFYSFFYFRLSKIKIINFSMGRGNFFYFKQFGVRQEKAAMKVGIDGVLLGSWVRFNRVARVLDVGTGTGLLALMAAQKTNALIDAVELESDAAEEAQFNFQNSKWGKRLRLTIGDFRSFQTTEKYDHIISNPPFFENSPKSGDHKRAQARHADSLSLQELLTKAKSLLSEDARISLIVPVDKERRLKELASELSLTITRFVKVAPDETKKNHRLLVELSTNAGKFEEGELFIRQSVENDFSPAYRKLTEDFYRNF
- a CDS encoding flavodoxin domain-containing protein, with product MKEDRNPCFEDYDLVIIGGSIHAGQIQRRVREFRENNTEKLGLKEIGLFICCMMQGEQAQEQLNNAFPEKLHQYAKSKAILGSEYNFDKIRFF
- a CDS encoding FAD-binding oxidoreductase, whose amino-acid sequence is MSTEVMQVIRIDETFYNVKEIRRLTDETFSLKLPGGRFKFKAGQHISLGIQGDYQSREYSIYSGENDENLEVLVKEVKEGYFSPKLSHLKKGDLVEVNGPFGKFKIEEKHIPDNKFVFIASGTGIAPFRSMVRTYPELDYLLIHGVRYGHEAYDKDEYDPERHILCTTGDKDGQVHGRLTKYLKRTSFEKNTHFYLCGNSNMIFDALEILKNKGFDRDHIHCEVYF